In Bufo gargarizans isolate SCDJY-AF-19 chromosome 5, ASM1485885v1, whole genome shotgun sequence, the following are encoded in one genomic region:
- the LOC122938982 gene encoding cytochrome P450 1B1-like: MTPMNDIEAAGPWEDWKHSVHPALMFSFVFLICLEACLWVRGHGQKRSPPGPFPWPVVGNAMQLGQMPHLTFCKMAQIYGNVFKIKLGTRDIVVLNGESTIRQALVKHREEFAGRPNFSSFKIVSGGRSMAFGAYSDLWKAHKKIAHSTLRAFSTVNTETTRQFEQHVAAEVEDLIQVFLLRSTDGKYFDPYHECTVAIANVICALCFGKRYSHEDDEFKALLGRNDKFGQTVGAGSLVDLLPWLQAFPNPVRRLYQSFKDLNLEFFDFVKDKVSQHRETYNPEVTRDMSDAFIGLIDHGVGAGELLSKEYVESTVTDLLGAGQDTNSTALTWIILLLVKYPHIQKKLQEEIDRVMGQDRVPTAEDRAKLPYVQAFIYESMRFSSFVPMTIPHSTTCNVLIDGFYIPRDTIIFVNQWSVNHDVDKWTNPDQFQPDRFLDENNQLNKDLIHGVMIFSVGRRRCIGDQLSMLQLFLFTSILLQQCSFHSDPKQELTMDCINSLALKPLPFGVSVKARRQLTNQETLD; encoded by the coding sequence ATGACTCCAATGAATGACATAGAAGCAGCTGGACCATGGGAAGACTGGAAGCATAGCGTCCACCCAGCTTTGATGTTCTCCTTTGTATTTCTGATCTGCTTGGAAGCCTGTTTGTGGGTCCGAGGTCATGGACAGAAGAGGAGCCCCCCAGGTCCTTTTCCCTGGCCTGTTGTGGGCAATGCCATGCAACTAGGACAAATGCCTCATCTAACATTTTGCAAGATGGCACAAATATATGGAAATGTCTTCAAGATTAAGCTGGGTACTCGTGATATTGTTGTCCTGAACGGAGAGTCAACCATCAGACAAGCTTTGGTGAAGCACAGGGAAGAATTTGCAGGTAGACCAAACTTCTCCTCTTTCAAAATAGTATCCGGCGGCAGAAGTATGGCATTTGGTGCATACAGCGATTTGTGGAAAGCTCACAAGAAAATTGCTCACTCAACCCTTAGAGCATTTTCCACTGTAAATACCGAAACCACCAGGCAGTTTGAACAACATGTAGCAGCTGAAGTTGAAGATCTTATACAGGTATTTCTGCTTCGCAGCACTGATGGTAAGTACTTTGACCCTTACCATGAGTGCACTGTGGCCATTGCCAATGTGATATGTGCATTGTGCTTTGGTAAACGCTACAGCCATGAAGATGATGAGTTTAAAGCTCTTTTAGGAAGGAATGACAAATTTGGGCAAACTGTGGGTGCAGGTAGCCTAGTGGACCTCCTACCCTGGCTACAGGCCTTCCCAAACCCAGTGAGAAGACTCTACCAGAGTTTTAAAGACTTGAACCTTGAGTTTTTTGACTTTGTAAAGGATAAGGTCAGCCAGCACCGAGAGACCTACAACCCTGAGGTCACCAGAGATATGAGTGATGCATTTATCGGGCTCATTGATCATGGTGTGGGAGCTGGAGAGTTGCTTAGCAAGGAATACGTGGAGAGCACAGTCACAGATTTATTAGGTGCTGGCCAAGACACTAACTCTACTGCCTTGACCTGGATCATTCTTCTGCTCGTTAAATATCCTCATATACAGAAGAAGCTACAGGAGGAGATAGACAGAGTCATGGGACAGGACAGAGTACCCACTGCTGAAGATAGAGCCAAGCTCCCATATGTCCAAGCCTTTATCTATGAGTCCATGCGCTTCAGTAGCTTTGTGCCAATGACCATTCCCCACTCTACCACCTGTAATGTCCTTATTGATGGCTTCTATATCCCCAGAGACACTATAATTTTTGTCAACCAGTGGTCTGTCAACCATGATGTGGACAAATGGACAAATCCCGACCAGTTCCAACCTGACAGGTTCTTGGATGAAAATAACCAGCTTAACAAAGACCTCATCCATGGAGTGATGATATTCTCAGTCGGGAGAAGAAGATGTATTGGAGATCAGCTTTCCATGCTGCAGCTTTTCCTTTTCACCTCTATTCTCCTTCAGCAGTGCTCATTCCATTCAGACCCAAAACAGGAGCTAACAATGGACTGCATCAATAGCTTGGCCCTCAAGCCTCTTCCCTTTGGAGTATCTGTGAAAGCCAGGAGACAGCTCACAAATCAGGAGACTCTGGACTGA